From Pseudoalteromonas sp. DL-6, one genomic window encodes:
- a CDS encoding LysR substrate-binding domain-containing protein, producing MNLKDLEYVKAVAHFKHFRKAADACFVSQPTLSGQIKKLEQELGVILFDRSTKHVTLTTQGERLLTQINLILEQTQILKELAATSNQPLQGKLSIGIIPTIAPYLLPTLLTSMKAAFPQSQFSFTEMQTSTILAALDSGEVDFAILADVPELKNYHTINVYKEDFLVAVSADNGLAVNKKVALQDLQGSNLLMLSDGHCFKDQAQQFCFSAGVDVSSQYQGNSLETLLALVAMDDGVTFVPKLAAIPREGIHYLPIFPNQQRNIVLACRKHYPHLSGVEQLADWLSAHDNLKVKLAQVL from the coding sequence ATGAACTTAAAAGATTTAGAATATGTAAAAGCCGTTGCGCATTTTAAACATTTTCGCAAAGCGGCCGATGCCTGCTTTGTAAGCCAGCCTACCTTAAGTGGGCAAATTAAAAAGCTAGAACAAGAATTAGGGGTTATATTATTTGACCGTTCAACTAAGCACGTTACCTTAACAACCCAAGGTGAACGTTTGTTGACACAAATCAACCTTATATTAGAGCAAACTCAAATATTAAAAGAACTGGCTGCTACTTCTAACCAACCGTTACAGGGCAAACTAAGTATTGGCATTATTCCTACTATTGCTCCGTATTTATTACCTACGCTGCTTACATCAATGAAAGCGGCATTTCCTCAAAGCCAGTTTTCGTTTACTGAAATGCAAACTTCTACCATTTTAGCTGCGCTGGACAGTGGCGAGGTGGATTTTGCAATTTTAGCGGATGTGCCTGAACTAAAAAATTACCATACGATTAATGTATATAAAGAAGATTTTTTAGTTGCGGTATCTGCTGATAACGGTTTAGCTGTAAATAAAAAGGTAGCACTGCAAGATCTTCAAGGCAGTAACCTATTAATGTTAAGTGATGGGCATTGCTTTAAAGATCAAGCTCAGCAGTTTTGTTTTTCGGCAGGAGTGGATGTTTCTAGCCAGTACCAAGGCAACAGCTTAGAAACCTTACTAGCGCTGGTGGCAATGGACGATGGGGTTACGTTTGTGCCAAAACTTGCTGCAATACCCCGAGAGGGAATTCATTATTTGCCTATTTTTCCTAATCAGCAACGTAATATTGTATTAGCCTGTCGAAAGCACTACCCGCATTTATCTGGGGTTGAGCAGTTAGCTGATTGGTTAAGCGCTCACGATAATTTAAAAGTTAAGCTAGCCCAAGTACTTTAG
- a CDS encoding glutathione peroxidase, whose amino-acid sequence MLNNIEGQTIPNVTFATRQNDEWKSVTTDDIFKGKTVVVFSLPGAFTPTCSSTHLPRYNELAGVLKQNGVDDIVCVSVNDTFVMNAWAEHQEAQNITLLPDGNGEFTDGMGMLVDKNDLGFGKRSWRYSMLVKDGVVEKMFIEPDLPGDPFEVSDADTMLDYINPTQIKPEAVTLFTKPGCPFCKKAKELLTAKGFAFEEIVMGAGASLTSLKAVSGRETVPQVFIGGKHIGGSDDLEKYFA is encoded by the coding sequence ATGTTAAACAATATTGAAGGTCAAACAATCCCTAACGTTACATTTGCAACGCGTCAAAACGACGAGTGGAAATCAGTGACTACCGATGACATTTTTAAAGGCAAAACGGTCGTTGTGTTTTCACTACCAGGCGCATTTACACCAACGTGTTCATCAACTCACCTACCACGCTACAACGAGTTAGCTGGTGTACTTAAGCAAAATGGCGTTGACGACATTGTTTGTGTATCTGTAAACGATACCTTTGTAATGAACGCATGGGCTGAGCATCAAGAAGCGCAAAACATTACCTTATTACCAGATGGTAACGGCGAATTTACTGACGGCATGGGTATGCTAGTTGATAAAAACGATTTAGGTTTTGGTAAGCGCAGCTGGAGATACTCTATGCTGGTTAAAGATGGCGTAGTAGAGAAGATGTTCATCGAGCCAGATTTACCAGGCGACCCGTTTGAAGTATCAGACGCTGACACTATGCTTGATTACATCAACCCAACTCAAATAAAACCAGAGGCGGTTACTCTATTTACTAAGCCTGGCTGTCCTTTCTGTAAAAAAGCAAAAGAGCTACTTACAGCTAAAGGCTTTGCTTTTGAAGAAATCGTAATGGGTGCTGGCGCATCACTTACTAGCCTTAAAGCAGTATCGGGCCGTGAAACCGTACCACAAGTATTTATTGGCGGTAAGCACATTGGCGGCTCAGACGATTTAGAAAAATACTTTGCTTAA
- a CDS encoding dihydrolipoyl dehydrogenase — translation MKELQTDVVVIGAGTAGLSAYRNAKQFTQNVLMIESGPYGTTCARVGCMPSKLLIAAAEAAHSIEMAPAFGVHSSKPVIDGKAVMARVKSERDRFAGFVVEAVDEIPSEDKIRGYAQFLDANRVQIDEHTIITAKRFVIATGSRPSYPGVFNNFGDRLIINDDVFDWDDLPESVAVFGPGVIGLEIGQALHRLGVKVKLFGVGGAIGPLTDPVVKDYANTVFAEEFYVDTDSNVSDMKQIGNKAELTYTDKQGVKHTEQFDYVLAATGRVPNTDKLGLENTGIELDERGVPLADAHTMQCGDSHIFIAGDASNMIPLLHEASDQGTIAGQNAGRYPQVRAGLRRAKIAAVFSDPQIAMVGESFKEISQRLGSCDCFEIGEVSFENQGRSRVMLKNKGHMRVYAEHGTGLFLGAEFIGPQAEHIAHLLAWAVQNKMTVPQMLDMPFYHPVIEEGLRTALRDLNAKLKFGPDIINHCMECGPGA, via the coding sequence ATGAAAGAATTGCAAACCGACGTTGTTGTTATAGGTGCAGGTACCGCTGGTTTAAGTGCCTACCGTAATGCTAAACAATTTACTCAAAACGTACTTATGATTGAATCAGGCCCATACGGTACAACCTGCGCACGTGTTGGTTGCATGCCAAGTAAGTTATTGATTGCTGCAGCAGAAGCCGCGCACTCAATAGAAATGGCACCTGCCTTTGGAGTTCACAGCTCAAAACCTGTTATTGACGGTAAAGCCGTTATGGCACGAGTTAAAAGTGAGCGCGATCGCTTTGCAGGATTCGTAGTAGAAGCCGTAGATGAAATACCTAGCGAAGATAAAATTCGTGGCTATGCACAGTTTTTAGACGCCAACCGCGTGCAAATAGATGAGCACACCATTATCACTGCTAAACGCTTTGTAATAGCAACAGGTTCACGCCCATCTTACCCTGGCGTATTTAATAACTTTGGCGACCGACTGATTATTAATGACGATGTATTCGACTGGGATGATTTACCAGAATCAGTAGCCGTATTTGGCCCTGGCGTTATAGGCCTTGAAATTGGCCAAGCGTTGCACAGATTAGGGGTAAAGGTAAAACTCTTTGGTGTAGGTGGTGCCATAGGCCCATTAACCGACCCAGTAGTTAAAGATTACGCTAATACCGTATTTGCAGAAGAATTTTATGTTGATACCGACTCAAACGTTTCAGATATGAAACAAATAGGTAATAAAGCAGAGCTAACCTATACCGACAAACAAGGTGTTAAACACACCGAGCAGTTTGACTATGTTCTGGCTGCAACCGGGCGAGTACCTAACACCGATAAACTAGGGTTAGAAAACACCGGCATAGAGCTTGATGAACGTGGCGTACCACTCGCTGATGCCCACACTATGCAATGTGGCGACTCTCACATATTTATTGCCGGCGATGCCAGTAACATGATCCCACTGCTTCACGAAGCATCCGATCAAGGAACAATCGCAGGGCAAAACGCAGGCCGCTACCCTCAAGTACGTGCGGGTTTACGCCGCGCTAAAATTGCCGCTGTGTTTAGCGACCCACAAATAGCCATGGTTGGTGAAAGCTTTAAAGAAATTAGCCAACGATTAGGCAGCTGTGATTGCTTTGAAATAGGCGAAGTCAGCTTTGAAAACCAAGGTCGTAGCCGCGTTATGCTAAAAAACAAAGGTCACATGCGTGTGTATGCCGAGCACGGCACAGGCTTATTTTTAGGTGCTGAATTTATAGGCCCACAAGCAGAGCACATTGCTCACTTATTAGCATGGGCTGTACAAAACAAAATGACTGTACCGCAAATGCTAGATATGCCTTTTTATCACCCTGTTATTGAAGAAGGCCTGCGCACTGCACTGCGTGATTTAAACGCTAAATTAAAATTTGGCCCAGACATTATTAACCATTGTATGGAATGTGGCCCAGGCGCATAA
- a CDS encoding exopolyphosphatase, with translation MSNNKYRLVTRSDFDGLVCAVLLKDLDLIDDILFVHPKDMQDGKIAITSNDITTNLPYVAGCHIAFDHHLSETVRNASDIKNHIIDPDAPSAARVVYDYYGGAEKFPNISTDMMEAVDKGDSAQFSKDEILNPTDWVLMNFIMDARTGLGRFREFKISNYQLMMKLIDACKDHSIEQILAMEDVAERVALYHEHNAQAKEQIDRCSSVHDNLVVLNLTEEETIFATNRFVIYAMFPECNISIHKMWGLKKQNVVYAIGKSITNRSSNTNVGELCLKYGGGGHLNAGTCQVDTDKAEQVLSELIATITSDG, from the coding sequence ATGAGCAATAATAAATATAGACTTGTCACTCGCAGCGATTTTGACGGCCTAGTGTGTGCCGTATTACTTAAAGATTTAGATTTAATCGACGATATTTTATTTGTGCATCCAAAAGACATGCAAGACGGTAAAATAGCCATTACCAGCAACGACATTACCACTAACCTCCCCTATGTTGCCGGTTGTCATATTGCATTTGATCATCACTTGAGTGAAACCGTTCGTAACGCAAGCGATATAAAAAACCACATTATTGACCCAGATGCGCCCTCTGCAGCACGTGTTGTATACGACTATTATGGTGGCGCTGAAAAATTCCCTAATATTTCAACTGACATGATGGAAGCGGTTGATAAAGGGGATTCTGCACAATTTTCAAAAGACGAAATTTTAAACCCAACTGATTGGGTACTGATGAACTTTATTATGGATGCGCGCACAGGGCTTGGCCGTTTTCGTGAATTCAAAATTTCTAATTACCAGTTAATGATGAAGTTAATTGACGCCTGTAAAGATCACAGCATAGAACAAATACTAGCAATGGAAGATGTTGCCGAGCGTGTTGCGTTATACCACGAGCACAACGCACAGGCTAAAGAGCAAATAGACCGCTGCTCATCAGTACACGACAACTTAGTGGTCCTTAATTTAACCGAAGAAGAGACCATATTCGCCACTAATCGCTTTGTTATTTATGCCATGTTCCCCGAGTGTAATATCTCAATTCATAAAATGTGGGGGCTTAAAAAGCAAAACGTGGTGTACGCCATTGGTAAATCAATCACCAACCGCAGCTCAAACACCAATGTGGGCGAGTTATGCCTTAAATACGGCGGCGGCGGCCATTTAAATGCCGGTACTTGCCAAGTAGACACTGACAAAGCTGAGCAGGTACTGAGCGAGCTTATTGCTACGATCACTAGCGATGGCTGA